A single Desulfovibrio aminophilus DNA region contains:
- the miaA gene encoding tRNA (adenosine(37)-N6)-dimethylallyltransferase MiaA, which yields MERVRVLCLAGPTGTGKTGAALAVAREIPAVVVNFDSRQVYADLPIVTAQPDAGERAVCPHRLYGFLPTAESLTAAAFAELARREVREAAGAGRLPILVGGTGLYLRAILHGLAPIPPIPAEVREAVLARLRAEGAQALHAELSRLDPEYAARIHPNDGQRNARALEVLRATGRTLTWWHNEGSEAAPFEPLLLGLGTDLAALEPVLAARVRAMLEAGALDEVRRALERCPDPEAPGFSGIGCPELLAHLRGECGLEQAVERWIKNTRAYAKRQFTWFRAVPGLRWLAPGDGAGVLAAALEWLN from the coding sequence ATGGAGCGCGTGCGCGTCCTCTGCCTGGCCGGTCCCACGGGCACGGGCAAGACCGGGGCGGCCCTGGCCGTGGCCCGGGAAATCCCGGCCGTGGTGGTCAATTTCGACTCCCGCCAGGTCTACGCCGACCTGCCCATCGTCACGGCCCAGCCCGACGCCGGGGAGCGGGCCGTCTGCCCGCATCGGCTGTACGGCTTCCTGCCCACGGCCGAGAGCCTTACCGCCGCCGCCTTCGCCGAGCTGGCCCGCCGGGAGGTCCGGGAGGCCGCCGGGGCCGGGAGGCTGCCCATCCTGGTGGGCGGCACCGGGCTCTATCTGCGCGCCATCCTGCACGGCCTGGCCCCCATTCCGCCCATCCCCGCCGAGGTCCGCGAGGCCGTCCTCGCGCGGCTGCGCGCCGAGGGCGCCCAGGCCCTGCACGCCGAGCTGTCGCGCCTGGACCCGGAGTACGCCGCGCGCATCCATCCCAACGACGGCCAGCGCAACGCCCGGGCCCTGGAAGTCCTTCGGGCCACGGGCCGGACCCTGACCTGGTGGCACAACGAAGGCTCCGAGGCCGCGCCCTTCGAGCCGCTGCTCCTGGGCCTGGGCACGGATCTGGCCGCCCTGGAGCCGGTGCTGGCCGCGCGGGTGCGGGCCATGCTGGAGGCCGGGGCCCTGGACGAGGTGCGCCGGGCCCTGGAGCGTTGCCCGGACCCGGAGGCTCCGGGCTTCAGCGGCATCGGCTGTCCCGAGCTGCTGGCCCACCTGCGGGGGGAGTGCGGCCTGGAGCAGGCCGTGGAGCGCTGGATCAAAAACACCCGGGCCTACGCCAAACGTCAGTTCACCTGGTTCCGGGCCGTGCCCGGCTTGCGCTGGCTGGCCCCGGGGGACGGGGCGGGCGTGCTCGCCGCCGCCTTGGAATGGTTGAATTAG
- a CDS encoding histidine phosphatase family protein: MLVYFMQHGACLPREINPEQPLSPVGRGQIEKAARAMRLLGLRFEAVAASNKSRAIQTAEIVAKATGFDPRRIAQSAELKPSAPAEAGLGFLHQFDKRAALFVAGHLPNLALMASQLLSPFPEPIALGLENGGLLCIEVPHLAARNGALLWLLKAQHLQLMAGTAA; this comes from the coding sequence ATGCTCGTCTACTTCATGCAACACGGGGCCTGCCTGCCCCGGGAGATCAATCCCGAACAGCCGCTCAGCCCGGTGGGCCGGGGCCAGATCGAAAAAGCCGCGCGGGCCATGCGCCTGCTCGGCCTGCGCTTCGAGGCCGTGGCCGCCAGCAACAAGTCCCGGGCCATCCAGACCGCCGAGATCGTGGCCAAGGCCACGGGCTTCGACCCCCGGCGCATCGCCCAGTCCGCTGAGCTCAAGCCCTCGGCCCCGGCCGAGGCCGGGCTGGGGTTCCTGCACCAGTTCGACAAGCGGGCCGCGCTCTTCGTGGCCGGGCACCTGCCCAACCTGGCGCTCATGGCCTCCCAACTCCTCTCCCCCTTCCCCGAGCCCATCGCCCTCGGCCTGGAGAACGGCGGCCTGCTCTGCATCGAGGTTCCGCACCTGGCGGCGCGCAACGGCGCGCTGCTCTGGCTGCTCAAGGCCCAGCACCTGCAACTGATGGCCGGGACCGCGGCCTAA
- a CDS encoding CDP-alcohol phosphatidyltransferase family protein has product MPLREDNWTIPNLLTISRILLTPAFVAAFASHRFDLAWGLFALAGLTDALDGLLARLLHQRTRLGGMLDPLADKVLLVTSFICLSLAGFLPAWLAALVVSRDAIIVGGLVMLNFWGVEVRNKIRPSLWGKLTTASQISLVFVVMLQGSLGRSWPLLLDGLILLAAALTAVSGLHYVRRGFALFPVPDDDERFRR; this is encoded by the coding sequence ATGCCTCTCCGGGAAGACAACTGGACCATCCCCAACCTGCTGACGATCTCCCGGATTCTGCTCACTCCGGCCTTTGTGGCGGCCTTCGCCAGCCACCGTTTCGACCTGGCCTGGGGCCTGTTCGCCTTGGCCGGGCTGACCGACGCCCTGGACGGGCTCCTGGCCCGGCTGCTGCACCAGCGCACCCGCCTGGGCGGCATGCTCGACCCCCTGGCCGACAAGGTCCTGCTCGTGACCTCCTTCATCTGCCTGTCCCTGGCGGGCTTCCTGCCCGCCTGGCTGGCCGCCCTGGTGGTCAGCCGCGACGCCATCATCGTGGGCGGGCTGGTGATGCTCAACTTCTGGGGCGTGGAGGTGCGCAACAAGATCCGTCCGTCGCTCTGGGGCAAGCTGACCACCGCCTCGCAGATCAGTCTCGTCTTCGTGGTCATGCTCCAGGGGTCGCTGGGGCGTTCCTGGCCCCTGCTCCTGGACGGGCTGATTCTTCTCGCCGCGGCCTTGACTGCGGTGTCGGGATTGCATTACGTGCGGCGTGGTTTCGCCCTGTTCCCGGTCCCGGATGACGACGAACGTTTCCGGCGGTAA
- a CDS encoding SulP family inorganic anion transporter, translated as MLQEILEDLRPARLLNTVSVGLAAGLFIVVNQLSFATLIFSGSLSHGAIRATSLTLFGGLALCLVVALMSSFRASVACPQDTPTAILAPTAGAMAVVLAGASPDTAFATVAAALGLSTLVTALVFILLGRFRLGNLVRFMPYPVVGGFLAGTGWLLLSGSFGIMTGAPLNLDILGQLFTRPSYIKWLPGAVMALFLFFALRRFRSFFILPVTLVASLALFLAFVSLSGMGLEGARAMGLLLGVGGEAARWPVFGPSDLALVRWDVIWRQAGPLLTIPLLSTVSLLLNASGIELGARRDLDLNRELLANGLGNAVAGLGCSNVGYVAISLSLFGASTGAHSRIVGLLAALFTGAVLFLGSNLVGSFPRFLMGGLVLFMGLSTIWEWVVQGWRHMPLWDYLLVLFILLVIANFGFLTGVGVGLGAAIVLFVVNYSRISVIREESDGTTLRSTVERPVPHQRILAEQGGRIAVFRLQGFLFFGTANSLLTRLSACMADEKRRLLCILLDFRQVNGFDISALNSFHRLAQLAQTRGVTLVFAHAGRVFLEQLRRSAGAEAEAFQARPDMDQALECCEERLLEVELRALEERRNQGGADDFFDLVVDDMLRHLEQKELFEDIAERLRPWLEERSVAPDRAFIEQGRPTEGFFLLLRGTAREDVKRSDGQTVRLRTLGPGTVAGELGASLGYPALSSVVAVTECLVGFFSRENLDRLEREDPALALAFQKMLNGLLEQRLVARAG; from the coding sequence GTGCTGCAAGAAATTCTGGAGGACCTTCGGCCCGCGCGGCTGCTGAACACCGTCAGCGTGGGACTGGCGGCGGGCCTGTTCATCGTCGTCAACCAACTTTCCTTCGCCACCCTGATCTTTTCCGGGAGCTTGAGCCACGGCGCCATCCGGGCCACGAGCCTGACGCTCTTCGGCGGCCTGGCCCTGTGCCTGGTGGTGGCCCTGATGAGCAGCTTCCGGGCCTCCGTGGCCTGTCCCCAGGACACGCCCACGGCCATCCTGGCCCCCACGGCCGGAGCCATGGCCGTGGTCCTGGCCGGGGCCTCGCCGGACACGGCCTTCGCCACCGTGGCCGCGGCCCTGGGCCTGTCCACGCTCGTCACGGCCCTGGTCTTCATCCTGCTCGGGCGCTTCCGGCTGGGCAACCTCGTGCGCTTCATGCCCTATCCCGTGGTCGGCGGGTTCCTGGCGGGCACGGGCTGGCTGCTGTTGAGCGGCAGCTTCGGGATCATGACCGGCGCGCCGCTGAATCTGGACATCCTGGGCCAGCTCTTCACCCGGCCGAGCTACATCAAGTGGCTCCCGGGCGCGGTCATGGCCCTGTTCCTGTTCTTCGCCCTGCGGCGCTTTCGGAGCTTCTTCATCCTTCCGGTCACGCTGGTCGCCTCCCTGGCGCTCTTCCTGGCCTTCGTCTCCCTGTCCGGCATGGGCCTGGAGGGCGCGCGGGCCATGGGCCTGCTCCTGGGCGTGGGCGGCGAGGCCGCCCGCTGGCCGGTCTTCGGACCCTCGGACCTGGCCCTGGTGCGCTGGGACGTGATCTGGCGGCAGGCCGGACCGCTGCTCACCATTCCGCTGCTCTCCACGGTTTCGCTCCTGCTCAACGCCAGCGGCATCGAGCTGGGCGCGCGGCGCGACCTGGACCTGAACCGGGAACTCCTGGCCAACGGCCTGGGCAACGCGGTGGCCGGGCTGGGCTGCTCCAACGTGGGCTACGTGGCCATCAGCCTGTCCCTGTTCGGAGCCAGCACCGGCGCGCATTCCCGCATCGTGGGCCTGCTGGCCGCCCTGTTCACCGGCGCGGTGCTCTTCCTGGGCTCGAACCTCGTGGGCTCGTTCCCGCGTTTCCTCATGGGCGGCCTCGTGCTCTTCATGGGCCTGTCCACCATCTGGGAGTGGGTGGTCCAGGGCTGGCGGCACATGCCCCTGTGGGACTATCTCCTGGTCCTGTTCATCCTCCTGGTCATCGCCAACTTCGGCTTCCTCACCGGCGTGGGCGTGGGCCTGGGCGCGGCCATCGTGCTCTTCGTGGTCAACTACAGCCGCATCTCCGTGATCCGCGAGGAGAGCGACGGCACCACGCTGCGCAGCACGGTGGAGCGGCCCGTGCCGCACCAGCGCATCCTGGCGGAGCAGGGCGGCCGCATCGCCGTGTTCCGGCTCCAGGGCTTCCTGTTCTTCGGCACGGCCAACTCCCTGCTGACCCGCCTCAGCGCCTGCATGGCCGACGAGAAGCGGCGTCTGCTCTGCATCCTGCTCGACTTCCGGCAGGTCAACGGCTTCGACATCTCGGCCCTGAACAGTTTCCACCGCCTGGCCCAACTGGCCCAGACGCGCGGCGTGACCCTGGTCTTCGCCCACGCGGGCAGGGTCTTCCTGGAGCAGCTGCGGCGCTCCGCCGGGGCCGAGGCCGAGGCGTTCCAGGCCCGGCCGGACATGGACCAGGCCCTGGAGTGCTGCGAGGAGCGCCTGCTGGAGGTGGAACTGCGGGCCCTGGAGGAACGGCGGAACCAGGGCGGCGCGGACGACTTCTTCGATCTCGTGGTGGACGACATGCTCCGGCACCTGGAGCAGAAGGAACTCTTCGAGGACATCGCGGAGCGGCTGCGGCCCTGGCTGGAGGAGCGCTCGGTGGCTCCGGACCGGGCCTTCATCGAGCAGGGGCGGCCCACCGAGGGCTTCTTCCTGCTCCTGCGGGGCACGGCCCGGGAGGACGTGAAGCGCTCCGACGGGCAGACCGTCCGCCTGCGCACCTTGGGCCCAGGCACCGTGGCCGGCGAATTGGGCGCGTCCCTGGGCTATCCGGCGCTGTCCAGCGTCGTGGCGGTCACGGAATGCTTGGTGGGCTTCTTCTCCCGGGAGAACCTCGACCGCCTGGAGCGGGAGGACCCCGCCCTGGCGCTGGCCTTCCAGAAGATGCTCAACGGCCTGCTGGAGCAGCGCCTCGTGGCGCGGGCCGGGTAG
- a CDS encoding twin-arginine translocase TatA/TatE family subunit yields MFGIGMSELLIILLIVVVIFGAKKLPEIGGGLGKAIKNFKKATSEPEEIDVTPNKGAPKKDKDEQ; encoded by the coding sequence ATGTTCGGTATCGGAATGTCGGAACTGCTCATCATCCTGCTCATCGTGGTCGTGATCTTCGGCGCCAAGAAGCTGCCGGAAATCGGCGGCGGACTCGGCAAGGCCATCAAGAATTTCAAGAAGGCCACCAGCGAGCCCGAAGAGATCGACGTGACCCCCAACAAGGGCGCGCCCAAGAAGGACAAGGACGAGCAGTAG
- a CDS encoding HAD hydrolase-like protein encodes MIVVNDLMRPEILGGVRGFIFDCDGVLIDSFAANVWYYNHFRAQFGLPPMSPEEERYTHTRNTFDSFRHILPPERYEEAMRLRETFDYRLVLPHVRREAGVRGLLLWLRSRGFRLAVNTSRADTMDAILSHTDLTGFFRPVVTALTEPRPKPAPDGVLRILSDWRRPREEVVFIGDSVVDERTARAAGVRFWSYGGEALDAEVMIPDYFTFLRNLRRAYAGRGGHAGLDS; translated from the coding sequence GTGATCGTCGTCAACGACCTCATGCGGCCGGAAATCCTGGGCGGGGTGCGGGGATTCATCTTCGACTGCGACGGGGTGCTCATCGACTCCTTCGCGGCCAACGTCTGGTACTACAACCACTTCCGGGCCCAGTTCGGCCTGCCGCCCATGAGCCCCGAGGAGGAGCGCTACACCCACACCCGCAACACCTTCGACTCCTTCCGGCACATCCTGCCCCCGGAGCGCTACGAGGAGGCCATGCGGTTGCGGGAGACCTTCGACTACCGCCTGGTCCTGCCGCACGTGCGCCGCGAGGCCGGCGTGCGCGGGCTGCTCCTCTGGCTGCGCTCCCGGGGCTTCCGGCTGGCCGTGAACACGAGCCGGGCCGACACCATGGACGCCATCCTCTCGCACACCGACCTGACGGGCTTCTTCCGGCCGGTGGTCACGGCGCTCACCGAGCCCAGACCCAAGCCCGCGCCCGACGGGGTGCTGCGCATCCTCTCGGACTGGCGTCGCCCGCGCGAAGAGGTCGTATTCATCGGCGACTCCGTGGTGGACGAGCGCACGGCCCGGGCCGCCGGGGTGCGCTTCTGGTCCTACGGCGGCGAGGCCCTGGACGCCGAGGTCATGATCCCGGATTATTTCACCTTCCTGCGCAACCTGCGCAGGGCGTATGCGGGCCGTGGCGGGCACGCGGGACTTGATTCTTGA
- a CDS encoding YggT family protein, which produces MGYMLDILAGVVNILHMVLTAYMWVVIISALLSWVNPDPYNPIVRFLRNVTEPVFYWIRRRLPFVVVGGFDLSPIVVILGIQLLDSILIRAFSRMAMSMAGV; this is translated from the coding sequence ATGGGCTACATGCTCGACATCCTGGCGGGAGTGGTCAACATCCTCCACATGGTCCTGACCGCGTACATGTGGGTGGTCATCATCTCGGCGCTCCTGTCCTGGGTCAATCCCGACCCCTACAATCCCATCGTCCGTTTCCTGCGCAACGTGACCGAGCCGGTGTTCTACTGGATCCGGCGGCGGCTGCCCTTCGTCGTGGTCGGAGGCTTCGACCTCTCGCCCATCGTCGTCATCCTGGGCATCCAGCTGCTGGATTCCATCCTCATCCGGGCCTTCAGCCGGATGGCCATGAGCATGGCGGGAGTCTGA
- a CDS encoding DivIVA domain-containing protein: protein MSVSKIDLLNRKFSRALFGYSRLEVDQFLQEAAEALGQTVDSRKDALRKLKRLEETVEEYRRRDETLRDTLMSTQKMVDDLKAQAGREAEIILDQARAKAEGMVQQGYARLTQLREEVERLKRQRAEFEVQLKAMLESHLRLLDAGQPERERLEEMEAKVTFLKKAE from the coding sequence ATGTCCGTGTCCAAGATCGATCTCCTGAACAGGAAGTTTTCCCGCGCCCTTTTCGGCTATTCCCGCCTGGAGGTGGACCAGTTCCTCCAGGAGGCGGCCGAGGCCCTGGGACAGACGGTTGATTCGCGCAAGGACGCCCTGCGCAAGCTCAAGCGGCTGGAGGAGACGGTCGAGGAGTACCGCCGCCGCGACGAGACCCTGCGCGACACGCTCATGAGCACGCAGAAGATGGTCGACGATCTGAAGGCCCAGGCCGGGCGCGAGGCCGAGATCATCCTGGACCAGGCCCGGGCCAAGGCCGAGGGCATGGTTCAGCAGGGCTACGCCCGCCTGACCCAGCTGCGCGAAGAGGTGGAGCGGCTCAAGCGCCAGCGCGCGGAGTTCGAGGTCCAGCTCAAGGCCATGCTGGAGAGCCACCTGCGCCTGCTCGACGCCGGGCAGCCCGAACGGGAGCGCCTGGAGGAGATGGAGGCCAAGGTCACTTTTCTGAAGAAGGCCGAGTGA
- a CDS encoding DUF167 domain-containing protein — MAGLPDFVRPAGEGRWRLLVWVQPGAKADGLAGTYQGALKVRLGARAVDGKANKALIDYIAGRLDLRKNQVLLETGQTGRKKTLLVTSRMEPPWSRMASEAAEE, encoded by the coding sequence ATGGCCGGGCTGCCCGACTTTGTGCGGCCCGCCGGGGAGGGCCGTTGGCGGCTCCTCGTCTGGGTGCAGCCCGGGGCCAAGGCCGACGGGCTGGCCGGAACCTACCAGGGGGCCCTCAAGGTCCGCCTGGGAGCCCGGGCCGTGGACGGCAAGGCCAACAAAGCGCTCATCGACTACATCGCCGGCAGGCTGGACCTGAGGAAGAACCAGGTCCTTCTGGAGACCGGCCAGACGGGCAGGAAGAAGACCCTGCTCGTGACGTCCCGAATGGAGCCGCCCTGGAGCCGCATGGCGTCCGAGGCCGCCGAGGAATGA
- a CDS encoding DUF465 domain-containing protein → MENNDLAIIEKYGSQDSELRDLYEQHQEYEKLLDKLESKPYLSPTQMQEIKAIKKKKLAGKTKLQFLLDKYRQAEA, encoded by the coding sequence ATGGAAAACAACGACCTGGCCATCATCGAGAAGTACGGTTCCCAGGACAGCGAGCTTCGCGACCTCTACGAGCAGCACCAGGAATACGAGAAGTTGTTGGACAAGCTGGAGAGCAAGCCCTACCTGAGCCCGACCCAGATGCAGGAGATCAAGGCGATCAAGAAGAAGAAGCTCGCCGGGAAGACCAAGCTTCAGTTCCTGCTCGATAAATACCGTCAAGCGGAGGCGTGA